GAAAGCGGGTTCTTTCTCGCTGTGGGGCGTAGGCGGCTTAAGCCGACAGGAAATAGATGACCCTGAGGAAACCGAATCCTTCCGGTACAATATGGGCACGGCAGGTTTATCGCACGTATACTTCTTCGGCAAAAAAACGTACTTAGAATCTATTGTCTCTTACGCTCAGTCGCTCAACGCTTTTTCTGATGAAGAGCCTCCGTTCAGCTATAACTTTGAAGAGCGGTTTCGTAAGTCTTCCTTGCGAGGCTCGTTTTTGCTGAATCATAAATTCAGTGCCCGCCATACGCTTCGCACCGGCGTTATTGCCAGCCACCTGAATTTTGATTTATTGGCTCAGGGAGCGAGAGATACACTTTCGTTTACTGAAGTGGATAGCGACGGCAGCACCCAACTGTGGCAAGGTTACGCCCAGTGGCAATTTCGGGCTACTGAAGCCCTGACGTTTAATGCCGGGTTGCACCAAATGTACTTTCGGTTGAACGAACAGCAGAGTCTGGAACCCCGAATCGGGATGCGTTGGGCATTCGCTCCCAGACAAACCCTGAGTGCCGGATTTGGGGTTCACAGCCGGGTTGATCCACTGGTAAATTATTTTGCTACTTTTCGCCAAAATCCAGATGAGCCGTATACCCAGCCCAACCGTAATCTGGACTTAACCAAATCACGTCACTATGTGGTTGGCTACGAGCGCACTTTACGCGACGACTTGCGTTTGAAAGTAGAAGCTTATTATCAACAGCTTTACGATGTGCCCATCGGCTTATCGACTGGTTCCGACGTTCCTTGGTACGCAGCTTATTCGCTCATCAACTACCAGGAGGGAGTAGTAGATTTTCCGCTAGGTAATAACGGAACGGGACGCAACTATGGCTTAGAACTTACGCTGGAAAAATTCTTTACCCAGAACTACTATTTTATGCTCACCACCTCGCTGTTTGAGTCTAAGTATACCCCACTCAATGGTGAAGAATACAACACGCGCTTTAACGGAAATCACGTAGTCAATTTTCTGGGAGGTAAGGAATTTAAGGTGGGGAGAAATAAGAATAATGTACTAGGGCTTAACTTCCGCATAAGTTGGGTGGGTGGGAATCGCTACACTCCGGTAGATATTGCTGCTTCGCGGGAGGCGGGTCAAGCCATAGTACAGTGGGATCAACCCTACGCTGCTCAGGTTCCTGACTACTTCCGACCCGATGTTCGGGTAAGCTACCGCTGGAACCGAGCCAGGTACTCCAGTATACTTTCACTGGACGTCCAAAATGTAATCAATCGTTCAAATGTTTTTACCCGCTTTTACAGTGCATCCGAGGGGGATATGGTAGATTCTTTCCAGTTGGGGTTAATCCCGATCCTTAACTATCGTATCGAGTTTTAGAACAGAAGTCACGCTGCTGAGTTATTTAGTGGATGAATCCTTTTCACGGAAAAGTTGCGTTGGTTACCGGGGGGGCACAGGGCATTGGCAAAGCTATTGCGCAGGCTTTTTCGCACCACGAAGTACGGGTGGTAATTGCCGACCGGGATGAGGCAGCCGGGAAAGAATGCGAACAGTGGCTGCGATCTAAAGGAGGTGAGGCCACTTTTCTCTACTGCGATGTGGCGGATGCAGATTCTATTCAATCGCTAACCGAGCAGGTAATTGATCGCTACCAGCGACTGGATTTTCTGGTCAACAATGCTGGGGTATTCTGCTTCAAACCGATAGATGAATTATCGGTAGTAGAGTTTGATGAAATACTGGCGATTAATTTACGTTCAGCATTCGTGGCAGCTAAGTTTGCAGCACCGTACCTGAAACAACAGCGGGGTGCTATCATTAATATTGCTTCTACCCGCGCTCTGATGTCGGAACCCAATTCCGAAGCGTATGCGGCTAGCAAAGGAGGCTTGGTAGCGCTGACGCACGCTTTAGCTGTTAGCTTAAGCCCGGAAGTGCGGGTAAATACCATTAGTCCCGGCTGGATAGAAGTGCGAGATTGGCAGAAACGCTCGGAACGGCAGGAAGTACAGCATAGCGAGGCTGACCGAACTCAGCACTTGGTAGGCCGGGTGGGTACCCCCGAAGACGTAGGGCGAGCGGTGGTATTTCTTTGTTCCGGCGAAAGTGGATTTATCACCGGGCAAAACTTGGTTATTGACGGTGGTATGACTGCGAAAATGATTTACGAAGACTAATTTTTTTATACACACAATAAATTTTTTGAACAATGGAACATTACGTAATGATCTCACACTTTGAGAACGAACAAGACGACCAAGATTTTCGGGCGAAAGCGGTAACAAATTACCCTCGGCATAAAATTGAGGAACACGAAGATATTACCTACGTTGGCTTTGCTGCCCGTGAACAGGCCGAAGTTGAAGACTTTTTGGATAGCATTTTAAACCGCTTCGGTATCAGCGATAAAGACTTTGTAGCTCTGTACTACAGTCGCGACAACGAAACTATTCAGCGCAATATGGTGATGGGGCCTGATCGGCTAGTAGAAAACTTAACCGAAAAAGTGAGCCAAGATGAGCACGTAAATCGCTTAAGCCGTTTGTTGAACTACGATTACGTAGAGGCGATGCCTAATCCTTAAAGAAAAGCTAATGTTTTCTTGAGACTATGGTAGATAAAATGAAGGAAAAGGTACGTTGTGAGTTAAATATTACAATAACCTATTCCTTCTACTTAGCGAAGTAACTATGTTTTGTTTTAAAACGCTGAATATCAGAAAGTTATGAAGAAAATAGCTTGCCTAATGCCAGTCTAATATTTGTACTTATCAAATAATAAACTGCTATTTAGTAATAACTAAGCAGTGGATGCTACTGCCCTTGACTAATAATCTTACAACTAACGTACGATGGTATAAGCACACGAATAAGCGTAAAGCACAAGTGGGTATAGAAATTGAAATATTGCTACCAAGTAAATATTTTCATGATTTTTAAATTCGCTTTAAATGAATAATAATCGCAAAACCACAGAGTTCAGCACGCACCTTTCCCGCTCACGTATGCGTCGCTATCTACACGGTCAGTTAAGTGCAGAAGAAAGTCGGCAGGTAGAAGTACACCTAGCGAACTGCACTCATTGTTCGGCAGCGTTGGTGAACTATATTGAAATTGAGGAAGCCGATCAGTATAATGCCTACGCTAAGCAGCTATCAGGTAAATTGAAGGAACAAAAGATAGCAAAACGGTCTACCCTATCTTCTTTTCAGATTAAAGCCATTCGCACTGCGGCTGCGGTGGTAACTCTAATGATTTTTTCCTTTTTTGGGGTGAAGAATATTATCAATAAGGAAGTAGCCAATTATCAGTCAGATGAGGTGGGGTTACCGGTTAAGGGCAAGCCACTAGCCGCTAAAGCGGTTCCAGTAAACAAGGAAGTAGCAACCAAGCCTACTGAAAAGAAAGACGATAACCGACTGGCTGATAACCGTCCGGTTGAGAAGAAAATCGAGCGAGCAACCACTAATAAGCCTTCGGCGCCTGTTAAAAAGAAGCCGATAGCAAAGAAAGTAACACCAGCAGTGAAGAAAACTACTACTAAACCTCAGGTTAAAGCCGATAAACCAACTGCTCCAGTGGAGAAAAAAGTGGCAACAGCCGTTCCCAAGGAGAAAGAGCCAGAAAGGGAATCTAGTCCAGTAGAAAAAGTAGCCGATACTAACAAGGTCACCGAACCAATTGTCGAAAAGGTAGAAGCTGATTCGCAATTAGCTACTCAACCTGAAGTTAAACCAATTAAAAGTTTATCTACTGTTAAGAAAATGGATGTAGCTAAGCAGGTAGACATATCTACTCCCGTGGGAAGTACAGCTCCACCGGTAATTCCAGTGCCTGGTGGGGGACAACGTTAAACAGTAATCATTGATAGAACAAAAAAAGCCTCTGAAGAATACATCCTCAGGGGCTTTTTCTATGAAGTGATTTAAAGTTTTAGAAGTTGTTTTGTCAGAACCGCTTTGTTTTCAGCATCTTTAAGTCGCTTAAAGGATAGCCAAAATTCATATTGGAGATTTGAGTCAGATTTCCCTCCTAGAGCACTGAAAATCGCTATCAGTAACTCTGAAGCCTTGTAAAAACTTTAAATCGCTTCTTTCGTAACGCTACGTTGACACAAATAAATTTTCAGTAATTCATCGAGATTGAAAATCTTTGATACTATATCAGAATATTTAGACGTCCTTGAAATTGAGCATGGATCCGAAGCTGGCGATCTTTTTGTATTCAAGATTGAAGACTATTTTGGTGATAGGTCATTTGAGGTAGGACCCTACCGGCACAACTTCTTTGAGATCAGCTACGGACAGGGGCACGATGTGGACGTTCAGGTGGGCGATGCCTCATTCAACCCGAGCGATAAGATGCTGTCTTTCTCTACACCGTTCAATATTTCGTCGTGGCGCATCAATTCATTTCAGGACAATTCGCTGGGCTATATGCTGTTGTTCAAACCCGAAATTCTGAATAAAACCTACCATAGAATTGATCTCTACCGAAACTTCCAGTTTTTCAATATTAATACTTCCCCCGCACTCGCTCTTGCTGATGAGGAAAGCACGATGATCACCGGCCTAATGGGAACAATACTCCAAGAGTTTCAGGAAAGAACATCCACCAGTTCTTCTACTATTCTGAGTGCCTACCTGACTATTCTCCTTGAGAAAGCCAATAACCTCTACCAGCAACCTAATGCTCAACTCGTGTTTTCTAACCGAGCCGAAGAAATTGCCTTCTTATTCGAAAGTCTCCTAAAAGAAAAGGTCAGCTACCAACGTCACTTAGGCGACTACGCGGCTGAGCTGAATATCAGTACTTCGTACCTATCGGAGTCGGTGAAAAAAACGACGGGCAAATCGGCCAAGGCCGTAGCCAAAGAGTTTTTGATGCTCAATGCCAAAGCTGAGTTGTCGCAAAACAAAGATACGATTGCCACAGTAGCCGAGCGGTTGGGGTTCAACGACACCTCAAATTTTATTACGTTTTTTAGGACTGAGGCCGGGCTGACTCCCAATCAGTACCGAAAATCACCTTGATTTTTACCATTTTTACCTCTTTTTACATATAAAATTCCGGCTTTTTTCTATTGACCTTTGTCTTGTAGCTAAACAATACAGACAAACTAGTCAATATGAAAACATACTGTAGTACCCTACTTTTTCTTTTGGTAGGTTTCATCATACACGTACCACTGTACGGACAGACGGTGCTAGAAACTGCCGCAACGGACGAAAACCTTATCGTCGAAACGTGGTGGATCAAGCCTTTCGACGATGAATATAAGCTGAGCCTCTTCAGCCTGAATACGGCGGAGTATAATTATGACAGCGAAGAAAGTATCTTCATGTCGTACTCTTTGCTGAACTACAACTTATTCAAGAATTGGGGGCCAGCCGTAGGAACCCGCTTACTGCCGGATCGGGCGGTAGCCTTGAGTGGTGTTCAGTATAGCTTCTACCGAGAAGAATTTTTTGTCACGGCCAATGTAACCTCCGAAATTAAGCGCAGCCCCGACTTCGAGGTTTTCTCCATTGTGCAGTACCGCCCCCGCTTTTCCGAAAAGGTGAAAGGGTTTTTTCAGGGGCAATTCTCCTTCAATTTTAACGCTGAGACCCATCTGTTTAGCTTTCAACAGTTTCGCTTAGGGGGCGACTTCGGCTTAATACAAACCGGTATTGCCCTCAACAACTTTCAATTCGAAAACGATTGGGAGTATGATTTTCAGCCAGGGCTGTTTTTCCGCTTGGAGTTTCAATAAAAAATCAGAGTAAACCATAAAAAAAGAAAACAATGAAATACCTCATCTTCAATACATCTGAGAATTGGGCCTCTACTGTGCTACGCATCGTATTGGGCATCATCATCTTTATTCACGGAATAGGCAAATTAGGCGGAGAAGGATACAGCCAATTTATCTACTTCTTCACCGAATACCTGCGAATGCCCATCATCCTGGCTTGGCTTACCATTGCCGTTGAGACGATCGGTAGTCTGCTGCTGATTGTTGGTTTTGCTACCCGAATCAATGCCATTGCGCTTTTTGGTCTTTTTGTGGGCATGATCACCTTCGTGCACTGGGACATCGGCTTTTCTATGAACTGGTGGGGGCAGTTGGAAGCAGGACAAGAAGGTTTTGAATATCATCTTTTGGTGCTAGCCATGAGTGGCGCACTGGCTTTACTAGGAGGGGGTAAGCTCTCGGTCGATCTGCTGCTGTTCAACCCTCAGCCCGGCGCAAAAACCCTTTAATCTATGCCCGCAACGATCTACATTTTAGCGTTAGCCACTTTTGCGGTGGGCACCCAAAGCTACGTATTTACGGGGCTTTTATCAGACCTGGCCCATGACTTGGGAGTGAGTGTAGGGGTGGCTGGCCAGCTGGCTACTGCCTTTGCCATTACGAGTGGTATAGCAGCCCCCTTCGTGGTAAATTTCTTCAGTGGATACGAGCGGCGGCGCCTGCTGGTGAGCGCGTTGTTGTTGGTTGGGTTAATCAACCTGGGCACTGCCTTCTTACCTAGCTTCAACCTATTTGTTGCAGCACGCATTTTGGCTGCTTTGTGCGCTATTCTGGTCATTCCCACGGCGGGAGCCATCGCTGCTTCGCTGATGCCTAAAAACAAGCAGGGGCAAGCCCTCGGCCTCATTTTATCTGGACTTACGCTGGCACTGATGCTGGGTGTACCCTTAGGAACTGTCATTGGTGATCTTTTCGGCTGGCGCGCCACATTCGTCTTTGCCGGAATTATCGCGCTTATGGCTGTCCCGTTTGTTGCCAAGCTGGTTCCAGAATCACCCGGCACCGCCGAAGCTTCCTTCAGTAACTTTGAGGTAGTCAAGCTCCGGATAGTGAAGGTAAGTCTGCTATTGAGCATTGTATCCTTTGTGGCAGCCTACCCCATCTTTGCCTTTATCGGGCCCTTCATCGAAGAAGTCACTGGGCTAGAGGGAGGTTACCTGGGAGCCATGCAAGCTGCCATTGGTGTTGGATCCATCATAGGACTGGTGATTGGCGGCAAGATGGCCGATGGTCGTCCTTTCACCCAGAACATCAAAATTCTCTTCGGGGCATTTGTTGGGGTGCAAGCCTTGTACTCTGTCTGGTTCCTATTTCCCGAACTGCTGGGCACCAGTCAGATGATTGCCCCAATGGCTCTGAGCATTATCGGATCATCTGCCATTTTATTTGCCACGGGCCCCGTGATTGAAAAAGCACTGGTCAATGCCAATCCGCCGCAAGCTGCTCTCACGTTGGCCATGAACACCTCGATGATCTATACGGGGCAGGGAATCGGGGCTGCGTTGGGAGGAATAGTGATTGCCCGTCAGGGCTACGAGGCAGTAGGCGGAGTGAGTGCAATAATCGCCACCGTTGCCTTGGCGATTGCACTGATGTTCAAACCGAAACCCACGAGGCAGGTGCAAGACCATAAGCCAGCTACACCTTAACAGTTTTTATTATTTAACCGAAAAGAAAAAGTCATGACTAAAACAAAAAAAATCTATGATCGTCCGATTGTTGTTACCGGATCCACCGGAAAGCAGGGGGGCGCCGTTGCTCGGCACCTCTTAGCCAGTGGCCATAGCGTGCGAGCTCTCACCCGCAACCCCGACAAACCGGCCGCCCAGGCACTCAAAGAGGCGGGGGCAGCGGTTGTTCAGGCAAACCTGGAAGACCGCTCTTCTATCGATGCCGCCCTCAAAGGAGCAGCCGGGCTGTATTCGGTACAAGACTTTTTAGAGGCTGGTGTGGAAGCCGAACAGCGTCAAGGCTTGAACCTAACCGCCGCACTTTCGGATTCTGACGTGGAACACGTGGTGTATACCGGAGCCTCTACCATGGATCGCAACACGGGCGTACCCCACTTGGATAGCAAGTGGAACGTTGAAATGTCGCTGAGGAACTCGGGTAAGACCTGGACCGTGTTTCGCCCCGCCGCCTTCATGGATAACTGGGAGTGGGATCGCGAAAATATCATGGAAACGGGCGTAGTGCGCTACCCTATGCATCCGGAAATGCCCTACGCGCAGATTGCCTGCGATGATATTGGCCGAATGGTGGCGCAAGCCTTCGAGCAGCCCGAATTATGGGCTAACAAAGCTTCCCCGATTACCAGCGATATCTCGACGATGAAAGAAATCACC
This region of Tunicatimonas pelagia genomic DNA includes:
- a CDS encoding TonB-dependent receptor produces the protein MKKNYTALQLLRFIQRSYAQGWEDSVRRYEELYPKSVATRRRRFQAKKVALTFLLLFTVKLLVAQELTQTIRGRVIDQQSQAVVVGANIIVQNSDPLLGSSTDADGNFRIANVPIGRHTLTVTSIGYENAVIPELVIGSGKEVILTIRLTESLVQMEEIVISAADQEKGKPSNDLAYISARSFTVEETKRYAASVNDPARMALSFAGVASNDDESNNIVIRGNSPRGLLWRIEGVEVPNPNHFGDIGASGGGISMLSVNMLDNSDFYTGAFPAEYGNASSGVFDIKLRKGNNEKREYAFQAGVLGVDFAAEGPFSKNSKASYLVNYRYSTLAVLSQLGIEVNGDAIPNFQDAAFKVHVPTKKAGSFSLWGVGGLSRQEIDDPEETESFRYNMGTAGLSHVYFFGKKTYLESIVSYAQSLNAFSDEEPPFSYNFEERFRKSSLRGSFLLNHKFSARHTLRTGVIASHLNFDLLAQGARDTLSFTEVDSDGSTQLWQGYAQWQFRATEALTFNAGLHQMYFRLNEQQSLEPRIGMRWAFAPRQTLSAGFGVHSRVDPLVNYFATFRQNPDEPYTQPNRNLDLTKSRHYVVGYERTLRDDLRLKVEAYYQQLYDVPIGLSTGSDVPWYAAYSLINYQEGVVDFPLGNNGTGRNYGLELTLEKFFTQNYYFMLTTSLFESKYTPLNGEEYNTRFNGNHVVNFLGGKEFKVGRNKNNVLGLNFRISWVGGNRYTPVDIAASREAGQAIVQWDQPYAAQVPDYFRPDVRVSYRWNRARYSSILSLDVQNVINRSNVFTRFYSASEGDMVDSFQLGLIPILNYRIEF
- a CDS encoding NmrA/HSCARG family protein; translated protein: MTKTKKIYDRPIVVTGSTGKQGGAVARHLLASGHSVRALTRNPDKPAAQALKEAGAAVVQANLEDRSSIDAALKGAAGLYSVQDFLEAGVEAEQRQGLNLTAALSDSDVEHVVYTGASTMDRNTGVPHLDSKWNVEMSLRNSGKTWTVFRPAAFMDNWEWDRENIMETGVVRYPMHPEMPYAQIACDDIGRMVAQAFEQPELWANKASPITSDISTMKEITAILANVLGRDVRYQQLTWDEVQAEQGEELMLMYRSFDTIGMDGSPYFLQRWLGKTTDFESYLLQAGWNQ
- a CDS encoding DoxX family protein; amino-acid sequence: MKYLIFNTSENWASTVLRIVLGIIIFIHGIGKLGGEGYSQFIYFFTEYLRMPIILAWLTIAVETIGSLLLIVGFATRINAIALFGLFVGMITFVHWDIGFSMNWWGQLEAGQEGFEYHLLVLAMSGALALLGGGKLSVDLLLFNPQPGAKTL
- a CDS encoding helix-turn-helix domain-containing protein yields the protein MKIFDTISEYLDVLEIEHGSEAGDLFVFKIEDYFGDRSFEVGPYRHNFFEISYGQGHDVDVQVGDASFNPSDKMLSFSTPFNISSWRINSFQDNSLGYMLLFKPEILNKTYHRIDLYRNFQFFNINTSPALALADEESTMITGLMGTILQEFQERTSTSSSTILSAYLTILLEKANNLYQQPNAQLVFSNRAEEIAFLFESLLKEKVSYQRHLGDYAAELNISTSYLSESVKKTTGKSAKAVAKEFLMLNAKAELSQNKDTIATVAERLGFNDTSNFITFFRTEAGLTPNQYRKSP
- a CDS encoding SDR family NAD(P)-dependent oxidoreductase is translated as MNPFHGKVALVTGGAQGIGKAIAQAFSHHEVRVVIADRDEAAGKECEQWLRSKGGEATFLYCDVADADSIQSLTEQVIDRYQRLDFLVNNAGVFCFKPIDELSVVEFDEILAINLRSAFVAAKFAAPYLKQQRGAIINIASTRALMSEPNSEAYAASKGGLVALTHALAVSLSPEVRVNTISPGWIEVRDWQKRSERQEVQHSEADRTQHLVGRVGTPEDVGRAVVFLCSGESGFITGQNLVIDGGMTAKMIYED
- a CDS encoding zf-HC2 domain-containing protein, with protein sequence MNNNRKTTEFSTHLSRSRMRRYLHGQLSAEESRQVEVHLANCTHCSAALVNYIEIEEADQYNAYAKQLSGKLKEQKIAKRSTLSSFQIKAIRTAAAVVTLMIFSFFGVKNIINKEVANYQSDEVGLPVKGKPLAAKAVPVNKEVATKPTEKKDDNRLADNRPVEKKIERATTNKPSAPVKKKPIAKKVTPAVKKTTTKPQVKADKPTAPVEKKVATAVPKEKEPERESSPVEKVADTNKVTEPIVEKVEADSQLATQPEVKPIKSLSTVKKMDVAKQVDISTPVGSTAPPVIPVPGGGQR
- a CDS encoding MFS transporter; the protein is MPATIYILALATFAVGTQSYVFTGLLSDLAHDLGVSVGVAGQLATAFAITSGIAAPFVVNFFSGYERRRLLVSALLLVGLINLGTAFLPSFNLFVAARILAALCAILVIPTAGAIAASLMPKNKQGQALGLILSGLTLALMLGVPLGTVIGDLFGWRATFVFAGIIALMAVPFVAKLVPESPGTAEASFSNFEVVKLRIVKVSLLLSIVSFVAAYPIFAFIGPFIEEVTGLEGGYLGAMQAAIGVGSIIGLVIGGKMADGRPFTQNIKILFGAFVGVQALYSVWFLFPELLGTSQMIAPMALSIIGSSAILFATGPVIEKALVNANPPQAALTLAMNTSMIYTGQGIGAALGGIVIARQGYEAVGGVSAIIATVALAIALMFKPKPTRQVQDHKPATP